The following coding sequences lie in one Primulina huaijiensis isolate GDHJ02 chromosome 2, ASM1229523v2, whole genome shotgun sequence genomic window:
- the LOC140962301 gene encoding uncharacterized protein, producing MENQIPGGAAVNRYKILWRVFLIGNFGLGAYMFAQAGKKERVKLKTEAPVEVTPTPTPTPTLTPTPATTLTDDEELIFTQPTTRPVIVRQPIPEDQQRELFKWMLEEKRKVKSNNREEKLLIDNEKAILKEFLCSKSIPSV from the exons ATGGAGAATCAGATTCCAGGTGGAGCTGCTGTTAATCGTTACAAGATCCTATGGCGGGTTTTTCTCATCGGCAACTTTGGTCTTGGAG cCTACATGTTTGCACAGGCAGGGAAGAAAGAAAGAGTGAAATTGAAAACAGAAGCCCCAGTTGAAGTTACTCCAACTCCAACTCCAACTCCCACTCTGACTCCCACTCCAGCTACCACTCTCACTGACGACGAGGAACTGATATTCACCCAGCCTACCACAAGACCTGTAATTGTTCGACAACCTATCCCTGAGGATCAGCAACGTGAGCTTTTCAAGTGGATGCTGGAAGAAAAAAGGAAGGTGAAATCCAATAATCGAGAAGAGAAGTTGCTAATAGACAATGAGAAAGCCATTCTTAAGGAGTTTCTCTGTTCAAAAAGTATCCCAAGTGTTTAA
- the LOC140962292 gene encoding GATA transcription factor 21-like, which yields MNLNISPSNFDVEQINEDQDHFSCQVFFGSTDRDHTNFYNHRQIYQPHHHPEDDCSSYHGGSPYDDEGTNNKVDNCLKLTLWSDPVKWKPSRVEPMSKTKVNEEEDRVTIKINTSARNKFLEDQKLRPSSSLEIELRSNSSCNIVNNSPTIRVCSNCNTTKTPLWRSGPEGPKSLCNACGIRQRKARRAMEAAAAAATTGMEAADDQPPPVLKIKVQKENKKKIIMIGHGQYSKFKKRSKVAASTAFGSSKSSINVPKKLNFEDFLIKLSKNLSFQGVFPQDEKDAAILLMALSSGLVHG from the exons ATGAACTTAAACATTTCTCCTTCAAATTTCGATGTAGAGCAGATCAATGAAGATCAAGATCATTTTTCATGCCAagttttcttcggttcaacCGATCGAGATCATACCAACTTTTACAATCATCGCCAAATTTATCAGCCTCATCATCATCCCGAG GATGATTGCTCTTCTTATCATGGTGGATCGCCGTACGACGACGAAGGTACCAATAATAAGGTTGATAATTGCCTTAAATTAACTCTTTGGAGCGATCCCGTGAAGTGGAAGCCGTCCAGAGTGGAGCCGATGAGCAAGACGAAGGTGAACGAAGAGGAGGATCGGGTGACTATAAAAATCAACACTAGTGCCAGAAACAAGTTCCTTGAGGATCAGAAGCTGCGGCCATCTTCTTCTTTGGAAATTGAGTTAAGAAGCAATAGTTCTTGCAATATTGTTAACAACAGCCCCACAATTAGGGTCTGTTCTAATTGCAACACAACGAAGACTCCTCTCTGGAGAAGTGGCCCCGAAGGCCCcaag TCCCTTTGCAACGCGTGCGGAATTCGACAAAGGAAGGCGAGGCGGGCCATGGAAGCAGCTGCAGCGGCGGCCACAACAGGCATGGAAGCTGCTGATGATCAGCCGCCACCGGTATTGAAGATCAAGgtgcaaaaagaaaacaaaaaaaagatcATCATGATCGGGCATGGGCAATATTCAAAATTCAAGAAACGCAGCAAAGTTGCTGCAAGCACTGCTTTCGGATCATCAAAATCATCCATTAATGTACCGAAGAAGCTGAATTTCGAGGATTTCTTGATAAAATTGAGCAAGAATCTGTCTTTCCAAGGAGTGTTCCCGCAGGATGAGAAGGATGCTGCGATCTTACTTATGGCTCTATCTTCTGGCCTCGTTCATggttga